One segment of Panicum virgatum strain AP13 chromosome 1K, P.virgatum_v5, whole genome shotgun sequence DNA contains the following:
- the LOC120649591 gene encoding ATPase family AAA domain-containing protein 3C-like: MLRRLRLRSLGRGAPAVAGAAAAVALLTSVAYADGASLFRRQSPPSDPGDGDNLGATAFGRDPETLERMARALREINNSPLAKQVFELMPRQEDTRLAEIEAEKVRYAINEKLRDIERKRKEAEEYNNNLQQQAHAKAQGLRYEDELARKRIQTERDIQRRQDAELVKMQEASAIRTEEARRATERKILEEMIQTEKEKARQEQQTDRIKALAEAEARAIEQRELEEVTRRTMLEKMKGEKEKWLAAINTTFSHVEGGFRTLLTDRSKLMMGIGGVTALAAGVYTTREGARVTWGYINRILGQPSLIRESSMPKFPLPMSRLLKPTSSSLSSGAGFDNVILHPSLKRRIEHLARATANTKSHGAPFRNMLFYGPPGTGKTLVAREMARKSGLDYAMMTGGDVAPLGSEAVTKIHQIFDWAKKSKKGMLVFIDEADAFLCERNSTHMSEAQRSALNALLFRTGDQSRDIVLVLATNRPGDLDAAVTDRIDEVIEFPIPGEEERFQLLKLYLKQYILKEEGKGSSWGALFKKQQRKIQVKDISDDLLREAARKTDGFSGREIAKLVASVQAAVYGRPDCILDPQLFSEVVDYKVTEHHQRIKLASEGMA, translated from the exons AtgctgcgccgcctccgcctgcgCTCGCTGGGGAGGGGGGCGCCGGCCGTCGCCGGGGCGGCCGCTGCGGTGGCGTTGCTCACCAGCGTCGCCTACGCCGACGGCGCCTCCCTCTTCCGCCGCCAGTCCCCGCCGTCGGATCCGGGCGACGGGGACAATTTGGGGGCTACAGCGTTCGGCCGCGACCCGGAGACCCTGGAGCGCATGGCTCGCGCGCTGCGGGAGATCAACAACTCGCCGCTCGCCAAGCAG GTGTTTGAATTGATGCCGAGACAGGAGGACACTCGCCTAGCGGAGATTGAGGCCGAGAAGGTGCGCTACGCCATCAACGAGAAGCTCAGAGACATC GAGAGGAAACGGAAAGAAGCTGAAGAGTACAACAATAATTTGCAACAACAAGCACATGCAAAAGCGCAAGGATTACGCTACGAGGATGAATTAGCTAGAAAAAGAATTCAG ACGGAGCGTGATATACAAAGGCGACAAGACGCTGAACTTGTGAAAATGCAAGAGGCATCTGCCATCAGGACAGAAGAAGCTAGGCGTGCCACAGAACGGAAGATTTTAGAGGAAATGATACAGACTGAGAAAGAAAAGGCTAGACAAGAACAGCAAACAGACAGAATTAAAGCTTTAGCAGAAGCAGAAGCTCGAGCTATTGAACAGAGAGAATTAGAAGAAGTTACAAGGAGAACGATGTTAGAAAAAATGAagggtgaaaaagaaaaatggctcGCTGCAATAAATACAACCTTTTCGCATGTTGAAG GTGGGTTCAGAACGCTTTTGACTGATAGGAGTAAACTAATGATGGGTATTGGAGGAGTTACTGCACTGGCTGCTGGAGTTTATACTACTAG GGAAGGAGCAAGGGTTACGTGGGGTTATATCAATAGAATCTTGGGTCAGCCTTCGCTGATCCGTGAATCATCAATGCCAAAGTTTCCACTGCCAATGTCTAGATTGCTCAAACCTACCTCATCATCTTTGTCGAGTGGAGCAGGCTTTGATAATGTTATTCTGCACCCTTCACTCAAGCGGAGGATTGAACATCTTGCACGAGCTACTGCAAATACAAAGTCTCATGGTGCACCATTCCGCAATATGCTGTTCTATGGACCTCCTGGAACTGGCAAGACTTTAGTAGCAAGGGAGATGGCTCGCAAATCT GGCCTGGATTATGCCATGATGACGGGAGGAGATGTTGCGCCCTTAGGATCAGAGGCTGTTACCAAGATCCATCAGATATTTGACTGGGCTAAGAAGTCCAAAAAAGGAATGCTGGTTTTCATTGATGAAGCTGATGCTTTCTTGTGCGA GCGGAACAGTACCCATATGAGTGAAGCTCAGCGGAGCGCTCTCAATGCACTATTGTTTCGGACCGGTGACCAGTCAAGGGATATTGTCCTTGTCCTAGCGACAAACAGACCTGGTGATCTTGATGCTGCTGTCACTGACCGTATTGATGAAGTCATAGAGTTTCCCATAcctggggaggaggagaggttcCAACTGCTCAAGTTATACTTGAAGCAATATATACTCAAGGAAGAGGGCAAAGGCTCTTCTTGGGGTGCATTGTTCAAGAAGCAGCAGAGGAAGATACAGGTGAAGGACATAAGCGATGATTTGCTCCGGGAAGCTGCACGGAAGACCGATGGCTTCTCTGGCAGGGAGATTGCGAAGCTGGTGGCTAGTGTGCAAGCTGCTGTTTATGGCCGGCCTGACTGTATATTGGATCCCCAGTTGTTTTCAGAAGTTGTTGACTACAAAGTGACCGAGCATCACCAACGCATCAAGCTTGCTTCAGAGGGTATGGCTTGA
- the LOC120649614 gene encoding zinc-finger homeodomain protein 7-like gives MEYKRSSHVEEEEGEEEEVEDEEEEEEDEEEEARGHRYTTAAAAPVGAPQQQQVHAQALGLGSHASLMDAAAFSRPRLPPDSSLVTQPPLPPPGFMPAQRQPQLHPRRGERERAAGAPPPQPRRHQEGARNGVLGGGTVSPAASTLTLAPGAGAVVPVEATQWRYRECLRNHAARLGAHVLDGCCEFMPSAGDGAAALACAACGCHRSFHRREAVPGAAPAVSPSPATPTANSSRVMPLLLPPPHMQTTRPHVPVSPSSAPAALTESSSEELRGPAPAPAAAHPAPPPTLPPHAHAQLAVGGSASAPPAPSKKRFRTKFTAEQKDRMREFAHRLGWRINKPDSDAVDAFCDQVGVSRRVLKVWMHNNKHLAKMPPSPSPPSSQSPPPPHHRHDHHPPPPPHQIHLHQPPPPPQQQQQHDA, from the coding sequence ATGGAGTACAAGAGATCATCGcatgtggaggaggaggaaggggaggaggaggaggtagaagacgaggaggaagaagaggaagacgaggaggaggaggccagagGTCACCGCTATACCACTGCGGCAGCGGCACCAGTAGgcgcgccgcagcagcagcaggtgcaCGCCCAAGCTCTTGGCCttggctcccacgcgtcgctcatggacgccgccgccttctcgagGCCGCGCCTGCCACCCGACTCCTCTCTGGTGACGCAGCCACCGCTGCCTCCCCCCGGCTTCATGCCGGCTCAGCGGCAGCCGCAGCTCCATCcgaggagaggggagagggagagagctgcgggggcgccgccgccccagccccGGCGCCACCAAGAAGGGGCGAGGAATGGCGTTCTCGGCGGCGGCACCGTGTCCCCGGCGGCCTCCACGCTCACCCTCGCGCCTGGCGCCGGAGCCGTGGTGCCGGTGGAGGCGACGCAGTGGAGGTACCGGGAGTGCCTGCGGAACCACGCGGCGCGGCTGGGCGCGCACGTGCTCGACGGTTGCTGCGAGTTCATGCCGTCcgcgggcgacggcgccgccgctctgGCCTGCGCCGCCTGCGGCTGCCACCGCAGCTTCCACCGTCGCGAGGCTGTccccggcgctgcgccggctgtGTCGCCCTCGCCGGCAACCCCCACCGCCAACTCCTCCCGTGTCATGCCgctgctcctgccgccgccgcacatgcAGACGACGCGCCCGCACGTCCCGGTGTCCCCGtcctccgcgcccgccgcgctgaccgagtcctcgagcgaggagctgcgcggccccgcgccggcgccagcCGCCGCGCACCCGGCCCCGCCGCCTACGCTCCCGCCCCACGCGCACGCGCAGCTGGCCGTCGGGGGCTCGGCCTCCGCTCCCCCGGCGCCGAGCAAGAAGCGGTTCCGGACCAAGTTCACGGCGGAGCAGAAGGACCGCATGCGCGAGTTCGCGCACCGCCTCGGGTGGCGCATCAACAAGCCTGACtccgacgccgtcgacgccttcTGCGACCAGGTCGGCGTCTCCCGGCGCGTGCTCAAGGTGTGGATGCACAACAACAAGCACCTAGCCAAGAtgccgccctcgccctcgcccccgTCCTCccagtccccgccgccgccgcatcaccGCCATGACCACCacccgcctccacctcctcacCAAATCCACctccaccagccgccgccgccgccgcagcagcagcagcagcatgatGCATGA
- the LOC120649632 gene encoding monodehydroascorbate reductase 1, peroxisomal-like isoform X1, translated as MGRAFTYVILGGGVAAGYAALEFVRRRGDAAPGELCIVSEEAVAPYERPALSKGYLLPEGGARLPAFHTCVGANDQLLTEDWYNEHGIELILGMKIISADVRRKTLLTSSGETISYKTLIVATGARALKLEEFGGNGSDAENVCYLRNIEDADKLVHQMRSCPGGNAIVIGGGYIGMECAAALVANKIKVTIVFPGKHCMGRLFTPKIAEFYENYYTSKGVTFIKGTTVSSLEISSGKVTTAILRDGRRLPADMVVVGIGARANTALFEGQLVMEKGGIKVNGKMQTSDASVYAVGDVATFPVKLLGGGARRFEHVDCARRTARHAVAAALDHPSGPAGDIDYLPFFYSRVFALSWRFYGDNAGEAVHFGDLSSSSSASSPPKFGAFWVSAGRITGAFLEGGSPEEYEAIAHAVRSGAAAPDAARLAREGLAFVVREGRSPATRGGDSDKPSSYAWHATVGVAAVVSIAALAYWYSRKAPCLVKRSF; from the exons ATGGGCCGCGCGTTCACGTACGTgatcctgggcggcggcgtggccgcgggcTACGCGGCGCTCGAGttcgtccgccgccgcggcgacgccGCCCCCGGCGAGCTCTGCATCGTCTCCGAGGAGGCC GTTGCTCCTTACGAACGTCCTGCTCTAAGCAAAGGCTATCTGCTCCCGGAAG GTGGCGCTCGTCTCCCAGCATTTCATACTTGTGTTGGTGCCAACGATCAGTTACTTACAGAAGATTGGTATAATGAACATG GTATTGAGCTTATTCTTGGAATGAAAATAATTTCTGCCGACGTGCGTCGGAAGACATTGCTTACTTCCAGTGGGGAAACTATCAGCTATAAAACTCTTATTGTTGCAACGGGTGCTCGG GCCTTGAAGCTGGAAGAATTTGGAGGGAATGGCTCAGATGCTGAGAATGTTTGTTATCTGCGTAATATCGAGGATGCAGATAAATTAGTCCATCAAATGAGATCATGTCCCGGTGGTAATGCTATTGTAATTGGTGGTGGATATATAGGAATGGAATGTGCTGCCGCTTTGGTTGCCAACAAGATAAAGGTTACCATAGTCTTCCCTGGAAAACACTGCA tgGGTCGTCTGTTTACACCAAAAATTGCTGAATTCTACGAGAACTACTATACTTCAAAAGGAGTTACTTTTATCAAAGGAACTACAGTTTCATCACTGGAGATCTCATCTGGAAAG GTGACCACAGCAATACTGCGAGACGGCAGGCGCCTACCTGCCGACATGGTCGTGGTTGGCATCGGGGCGCGCGCGAACACGGCGCTCTTCGAAGGCCAGCTGGTCATGGAGAAGGGCGGCATCAAGGTGAACGGGAAGATGCAGACGAGCGACGCCTCCGTGTACgcggtgggcgacgtggccacgTTCCCCGTCAAGctcttgggcggcggcgcccgccggtTCGAGCACGTTGACTGCGCCCGCAGGACCGCCCGGCacgccgtcgcggcggcgctggaccaCCCCTCGGGCCCCGCCGGGGACATCGACTACCTGCCCTTCTTCTACTCCAGGGTCTTCGCGCTCTCGTGGCGGTTCTACGGCGACAACGCCGGGGAGGCCGTCCACTTCGGGGACctgagctcctcctcctccgcatcTTCCCCGCCCAAGTTCGGGGCGTTCTGGGTCAGCGCGGGACGCATCACCGGCGCGTTCCTGGAGGGCGGGAGCCCGGAGGAGTACGAGGCGATCGCGCACGCCGTccggagcggggcggcggccccGGACGCGGCCCGGCTCGCCCGCGAGGGCCTCGCGTTCGTCGTTCGGGAGGGCCGGAGCCCGGCCACGCGTGGCGGCGACAGCGACAAGCCTTCGTCCTACGCGTGGCACGCCACGGTGGGCGTGGCCGCGGTGGTGTCCATCGCCGCGCTCGCGTACTGGTACAGCCGGAAGGCGCCGTGCTTGGTGAAGCGCAGCTTCTGA
- the LOC120649632 gene encoding monodehydroascorbate reductase 2, peroxisomal-like isoform X2: MGRAFVYVILGGGVAAGYAALEFARRGGYSRGELCIISEEAVAPYERPALSKGYLLPEGAARLPGFHTCVGANDELLTTKWYKEQGIELVLGTKVISADVRRKTLLTATGETISYKTLIIATGARALKLQEFGIQGSDASNICYLRNIDDADKLVNAMKSCPGGNAVVIGGGYIGMECAAALVTNKIRVTMVFPEKHCMGRLFTEKIAEYYENYYTSRGVTFVKGTVLTSFERDTTGKVTAVILKDGRHLPADMVVVGIGIRANTSLFEGQLVMSMENGGIKVNGQLQTSDSSVYAVGDVAAFPIKLFDGDIRRLEHVDSARRTARHAVASILEPSKTRDIDYLPFFYSRVFTLSWQFYGDNVGEVVHFGDFASSSPRFGAYWVNKGLIAGAFLEGGSRDEYEAISVAVWRKAKVANMAELEKQAIVSPITRQVAPYERPALSKGYLLPEGGARLPAFHTCVGANDQLLTEDWYNEHGIELILGMKIISADVRRKTLLTSSGETISYKTLIVATGARALKLEEFGGNGSDAENVCYLRNIEDADKLVHQMRSCPGGNAIVIGGGYIGMECAAALVANKIKVTIVFPGKHCMGRLFTPKIAEFYENYYTSKGVTFIKGTTVSSLEISSGKVTTAILRDGRRLPADMVVVGIGARANTALFEGQLVMEKGGIKVNGKMQTSDASVYAVGDVATFPVKLLGGGARRFEHVDCARRTARHAVAAALDHPSGPAGDIDYLPFFYSRVFALSWRFYGDNAGEAVHFGDLSSSSSASSPPKFGAFWVSAGRITGAFLEGGSPEEYEAIAHAVRSGAAAPDAARLAREGLAFVVREGRSPATRGGDSDKPSSYAWHATVGVAAVVSIAALAYWYSRKAPCLVKRSF; the protein is encoded by the exons ATGGGGCGCGCGTTCGTGTACGTgatcctgggcggcggcgtggccgcgggcTACGCCGCGCTCGAGTTCGCCCGCCGCGGCGGGTACTCCCGCGGTGAGCTCTGCATCATCTCCGAAGAGGCC GTTGCTCCTTATGAACGTCCTGCATTAAGCAAAGGATATTTACTCCCAGAAG GTGCTGCTCGTCTTCCAGGATTTCATACTTGTGTTGGCGCTAATGATGAGTTACTGACAACAAAATGGTACAAAGAACAAG GCATTGAACTTGTTCTTGGAACAAAAGTGATTTCTGCTGATGTGAGGCGCAAGACATTGCTTACAGCCACAGGAGAAACTATCAGCTATAAAACTCTTATTATTGCGACAGGTGCTCGG GCTCTGAAGTTGCAAGAATTTGGAATACAAGGTTCAGATGCTTCAAACATATGTTATTTACGCAATATTGATGATGCGGATAAGTTGGTCAATGCAATGAAATCATGCCCTGGTGGAAATGCTGTTGTCATTGGTGGTGGCTACATTGGAATGGAATGTGCAGCGGCATTGGTCACTAACAAGATAAGGGTCACCATGGTCTTCCCTGAGAAACACTGCA TGGGTCGTCTGTTTACAGAAAAAATTGCAGAATATTATGAAAACTACTACACCTCAAGAGGGGTCACCTTTGTTAAAGGAACTGTGCTTACATCTTTCGAAAGAGACACGACAGGGAAG GTGACTGCGGTAATCCTCAAAGATGGTAGACACCTTCCTGCTGATATGGTAGTGGTTGGTATTGGCATCCGTGCGAACACTAGTCTTTTTGAAGGTCAGCTGGTGATGTCAATGGAGAATGGTGGGATAAAGGTAAATGGACAGCTGCAGACAAGTGACAGCTCTGTATATGCTGTTGGAGATGTTGCTGCATTCCCGATCAAGCTTTTCGATGGCGATATCCGACGGCTTGAGCATGTTGATTCAGCTCGAAGAACTGCTAGGCATGCCGTTGCATCCATCTTGGAGCCTTCAAAAACCAGGGACATCGATTACCTACCATTCTTCTACTCCAGGGTCTTCACATTGTCCTGGCAGTTCTACGGGGATAATGTTGGTGAGGTGGTTCACTTTGGAGACTTCGCAAGCAGCAGCCCGAGGTTTGGTGCATATTGGGTCAATAAAGGCCTAATTGCAGGTGCATTTCTTGAAGGTGGAAGTCGGGATGAGTATGAGGCCATATCAGTAGCTGTTTGGCGGAAAGCAAAGGTTGCAAACATGGCTGAACTTGAAAAACAAG CAATTGTTTCTCCGATCACCCGACAGGTTGCTCCTTACGAACGTCCTGCTCTAAGCAAAGGCTATCTGCTCCCGGAAG GTGGCGCTCGTCTCCCAGCATTTCATACTTGTGTTGGTGCCAACGATCAGTTACTTACAGAAGATTGGTATAATGAACATG GTATTGAGCTTATTCTTGGAATGAAAATAATTTCTGCCGACGTGCGTCGGAAGACATTGCTTACTTCCAGTGGGGAAACTATCAGCTATAAAACTCTTATTGTTGCAACGGGTGCTCGG GCCTTGAAGCTGGAAGAATTTGGAGGGAATGGCTCAGATGCTGAGAATGTTTGTTATCTGCGTAATATCGAGGATGCAGATAAATTAGTCCATCAAATGAGATCATGTCCCGGTGGTAATGCTATTGTAATTGGTGGTGGATATATAGGAATGGAATGTGCTGCCGCTTTGGTTGCCAACAAGATAAAGGTTACCATAGTCTTCCCTGGAAAACACTGCA tgGGTCGTCTGTTTACACCAAAAATTGCTGAATTCTACGAGAACTACTATACTTCAAAAGGAGTTACTTTTATCAAAGGAACTACAGTTTCATCACTGGAGATCTCATCTGGAAAG GTGACCACAGCAATACTGCGAGACGGCAGGCGCCTACCTGCCGACATGGTCGTGGTTGGCATCGGGGCGCGCGCGAACACGGCGCTCTTCGAAGGCCAGCTGGTCATGGAGAAGGGCGGCATCAAGGTGAACGGGAAGATGCAGACGAGCGACGCCTCCGTGTACgcggtgggcgacgtggccacgTTCCCCGTCAAGctcttgggcggcggcgcccgccggtTCGAGCACGTTGACTGCGCCCGCAGGACCGCCCGGCacgccgtcgcggcggcgctggaccaCCCCTCGGGCCCCGCCGGGGACATCGACTACCTGCCCTTCTTCTACTCCAGGGTCTTCGCGCTCTCGTGGCGGTTCTACGGCGACAACGCCGGGGAGGCCGTCCACTTCGGGGACctgagctcctcctcctccgcatcTTCCCCGCCCAAGTTCGGGGCGTTCTGGGTCAGCGCGGGACGCATCACCGGCGCGTTCCTGGAGGGCGGGAGCCCGGAGGAGTACGAGGCGATCGCGCACGCCGTccggagcggggcggcggccccGGACGCGGCCCGGCTCGCCCGCGAGGGCCTCGCGTTCGTCGTTCGGGAGGGCCGGAGCCCGGCCACGCGTGGCGGCGACAGCGACAAGCCTTCGTCCTACGCGTGGCACGCCACGGTGGGCGTGGCCGCGGTGGTGTCCATCGCCGCGCTCGCGTACTGGTACAGCCGGAAGGCGCCGTGCTTGGTGAAGCGCAGCTTCTGA
- the LOC120649645 gene encoding putative pentatricopeptide repeat-containing protein At3g01580, whose protein sequence is MPPLRKLLEAAAAASTPLAAAHLHAHLLRSGLLHSSHHLAAHVLESYTPGLARDLFDEIPCPTPRLANALLRAHLRARQWRAAIRLVPRLRARPDGFTFPLLLRACAMLPSLAHGRAVQAVAVRSCAASEDAFVAAAVVQMYARCGDMVGAVNAYGVLEKPDVVLLTSVVTGYEQNGLAMEAMEFFARNVVGRGVAPTPVTLVSVISAAAQLGDAWNGRASHAYLVRNSLGYNLALVNAVLGFYVKIGDVQAARRLFEGMADRDVVTWSSMIKGYVRSGDAHEALRVYRGMVQVGVQPNSVTLVSILQACALAADVEEGKSIHHIAVNMGCELEVGVATALVDMYMKCSCHEEAMHLFHRMPKKDVVAWGAVISGLTQNGLPDESIRVFKCMLLDDHAPDAVTMVKVLNACSGSGVALQATCLHGYLVRSGFDNKVFVAAALLDLYSKCGNLDSAVRVFDSTTEKDVVLWSSMIAGYGAHGFGQEAVALYQKMIGSSIKPNSVTFVSVLSACSHSGMVQEGRQIFDSMTRVYGVVPNPEHQSALVDLLGRAGELQEAIKVIQEMDGRAVAHTWCALLAACREHNNTEMSKAIAENLIKLDPDHVGYYNLLTNIYAFDEKWENVKETRDTVRGRGLHKVPGYSAVEINNVVHMFTAGERSDQLPGS, encoded by the coding sequence ATGCCACCACTTCGGAAGCTTCTAGAagcggccgccgcagcctcgacccctctcgccgccgcgcacctccaCGCCCACCTCCTCCGCTCAGGCCTCCTCCACTCCTCGCACCACCTGGCCGCGCACGTCCTCGAGTCGTACACCCCGGGCCTCGCCCGCGACCTGTTCGACGAAATACCCTGCCCGACGCCACGCCTCGCCAATGCGCTCCTCCGCGCTCACCTCCGCGCGCGGCAGTGGCGCGCCGCTATCCGCCTCGTTCCGCGGCTCCGAGCGCGCCCGGACGGCTTCACCTTCCCGCTCCTGCTCAGGGCCTGCGCCATGCTCCCGTCCCTCGCCCACGGCCGCGCCGTGCAAGCGGTCGCCGTACGCTCTTGCGCCGCGTCCGAAGACGCCTTTGTCGCCGCGGCGGTCGTGCAGATGTACGCCAGGTGCGGAGACATGGTCGGGGCCGTCAACGCGTACGGCGTGTTGGAGAAGCCAGACGTCGTGCTCTTGACGTCTGTGGTGACTGGGTATGAACAGAACGGGCTGGCCATGGAGGCAATGGAGTTCTTTGCAAGGAATGTGGTTGGCCGGGGCGTCGCGCCGACTCCGGTCACGCTTGTGAGCGTGATTTCGGCAGCGGCACAGCTGGGGGATGCATGGAACGGGCGGGCGTCCCACGCATATCTTGTTAGGAACAGCTTGGGGTATAATCTAGCTCTAGTGAATGCTGTTCTTGGGTTTTATGTGAAAATTGGTGATGTCCAGGCAGCTAGGAGGTTGTTTGAGGGAATGGCAGATAGGGATGTTGTTACTTGGAGCAGCATGATCAAAGGATATGTGCGATCAGGAGACGCACACGAGGCATTGAGGGTGTACAGGGGGATGGTTCAGGTGGGTGTCCAGCCCAATTCTGTGACTTTGGTGAGTATTCTGCAGGCTTGTGCACTTGCTGCGGATGTTGAGGAAGGCAAAAGCATCCACCACATTGCTGTCAACATGGGTTGTGAACTTGAGGTGGGTGTTGCAACTGCACTGGTTGATATGTACATGAAGTGCTCATGTCATGAGGAGGCGATGCACCTCTTTCATCGGATGCCAAAGAAAGATGTGGTGGCTTGGGGTGCAGTCATTAGTGGCCTCACACAAAATGGTCTCCCTGATGAATCCATCCGAGTGTTCAAATGCATGTTATTGGATGATCATGCTCCTGATGCAGTCACAATGGTAAAGGTACTTAATGCATGCTCGGGATCTGGTGTTGCTCTCCAAGCTACCTGTCTCCATGGTTATTTGGTCAGAAGTGGTTTTGATAATAAGGTGTTTGTAGCGGCTGCACTTCTTGATTTGTATTCAAAATGTGGAAACTTAGATAGCGCTGTCAGAGTTTTTGATAGTACCACAGAAAAGGATGTTGTTCTGTGGAGCTCAATGATCGCTGGTTATGGAGCCCATGGCTTTGGTCAGGAAGCTGTTGCCTTGTACCAAAAGATGATTGGCTCATCAATTAAACCCAACAGTGTGACATTCGTATCAGTGTTatcagcatgcagccactcTGGCATGGTTCAGGAAGGAAGGCAAATTTTTGATAGCATGACTCGAGTTTATGGAGTCGTGCCAAATCCAGAGCATCAAAGTGCTCTGGTTGATCTCCTTGGGCGGGCCGGTGAACTTCAAGAGGCCATAAAGGTCATTCAAGAAATGGATGGGAGAGCTGTTGCTCATACTTGgtgtgccttgcttgctgccTGCAGAGAACACAACAACACTGAGATGAGCAAAGCAATCGCAGAGAACCTGATAAAGCTGGATCCTGACCATGTTGGCTACTACAATCTCTTGACCAATATATATGCATTTGATGAGAAGTGGGAAAATGTAAAGGAGACAAGAGACACAGTGCGAGGTAGAGGTTTGCATAAAGTGCCAGGTTACAGTGCAGTTGAGATCAATAATGTAGTACACATGTTCACTGCTGGGGAGAGGTCTGACCAGTTACCAGGATCATGA